In a single window of the Gemmatimonadota bacterium genome:
- a CDS encoding zinc-binding dehydrogenase, which yields MRALCLTATGGPENLALLELPSPPLRHAGEVRIGIRAVALNHLDLWVARGLPGIPVPDFPHVVGCDGAGVVLEIGAAVTHLAVGDRVMINPGWGCGECDACRTGDDVFCRQFGVQGEHRSGSAAEEVVVPGRVVMPIRGEWSWAEAAAFPLATLTAWRMLTTRARLASDETVLIWGIGGGVALAALQIARHLGARVAVTSGNPDKLARAKAFGAELLVDHRENADVATAVKGHFGHGADVIVDSVGSATWGKSLRALRPGGRLVTCGATAGHDVALDLRRLFWFQWSLLGSTMGTPREFAEVVALGERGLLRPVIDAVLPLADGSEAYRRLAAAEHFGKLVLEVSS from the coding sequence ATGCGCGCACTCTGCTTGACCGCCACCGGCGGACCCGAAAACCTGGCGCTGCTCGAGCTCCCGTCACCCCCGCTGCGACACGCTGGCGAGGTGCGAATCGGGATCCGGGCGGTGGCCCTCAATCACCTGGATCTCTGGGTGGCGCGCGGGTTGCCGGGGATTCCGGTGCCGGACTTTCCGCACGTGGTGGGGTGTGACGGCGCTGGCGTCGTACTCGAAATTGGTGCGGCAGTCACGCACCTTGCCGTTGGTGATCGGGTGATGATCAATCCGGGGTGGGGCTGCGGCGAATGCGATGCGTGCCGCACCGGCGATGATGTCTTCTGTCGGCAGTTCGGCGTGCAGGGTGAGCATCGCAGCGGCAGTGCCGCCGAAGAAGTGGTCGTGCCGGGACGCGTCGTGATGCCGATCCGGGGCGAGTGGAGCTGGGCCGAGGCGGCGGCTTTCCCGCTCGCGACGCTCACCGCCTGGCGAATGCTGACCACCCGGGCGCGACTCGCCTCCGACGAGACGGTGCTGATCTGGGGCATCGGCGGCGGCGTGGCGCTCGCCGCGCTGCAGATCGCCCGGCACCTCGGCGCCCGCGTTGCCGTCACCTCGGGAAACCCCGACAAACTGGCGCGGGCCAAGGCTTTCGGGGCTGAGCTCCTCGTTGATCATCGCGAAAATGCCGATGTCGCGACCGCGGTGAAGGGACACTTTGGTCACGGCGCCGACGTCATTGTGGATTCGGTCGGCAGCGCGACCTGGGGGAAGTCGCTGCGGGCGCTGCGACCCGGCGGTCGCCTGGTCACCTGCGGAGCGACGGCGGGGCACGATGTCGCCCTCGACCTCCGCCGGCTCTTCTGGTTTCAGTGGTCGTTGCTCGGTTCCACGATGGGCACCCCCCGGGAGTTCGCCGAGGTCGTTGCCCTGGGTGAGCGCGGATTGTTGCGACCGGTGATTGATGCCGTACTCCCGCTCGCCGACGGGAGCGAGGCGTATCGACGCCTTGCTGCGGCAGAACATTTCGGCAAACTCGTGCTCGAGGTTTCCTCGTGA
- a CDS encoding amidohydrolase family protein, protein MLRFGSLTRSGPTGARRFSALALLLLAACDTARPGLGMDAITGGTVIDVVTGRTIAQGVVLVRDGHIVAVGSSADVPVPRGASVTDATGRWIIPGLIDAHTHLQPWGLALALHWGVTAVRDLHDGFPLADTLRAIATRAPSPRLFQAVAMLDGIPTTYPDAIGLASPDAADAAVASVFAHGATWIKAYTHTTPPMLGAIITAARARNLPVAAHLGLTDALTAARLGVTSIEHLTGVPEAAGDSVALMAAHAKGFFVGWTAFEQSWTGLDTASLAAVARTLARYGVTLVPTLGLHETFSRLDDASTLRASELADVPDSARANWNVPGMIKRAGWVREDYPAFRASRAVQDFFVHTFALAGGRIATGTDASNQLLVPGAGVHLEMELLVRAGLTPLEALRAGTLRGAELLRADSLGSLHVGGTADLVILGGNPLAEIRNSRQVVKVMLGGKWVR, encoded by the coding sequence GTGCTTCGCTTCGGCTCGTTGACGCGCTCCGGGCCGACCGGGGCGCGTCGCTTTTCCGCCCTGGCCCTCCTGTTGCTGGCGGCGTGCGATACCGCACGGCCCGGCCTCGGAATGGACGCGATTACCGGCGGCACCGTGATCGATGTGGTCACCGGTCGCACCATCGCCCAGGGGGTGGTGCTGGTTCGTGATGGCCATATCGTCGCGGTGGGCTCGAGTGCTGATGTTCCCGTGCCGCGCGGGGCGAGCGTCACCGACGCCACTGGCCGCTGGATCATCCCCGGACTCATCGACGCCCACACGCATTTGCAGCCGTGGGGACTCGCCCTCGCACTCCATTGGGGCGTCACCGCGGTGCGTGATCTGCACGACGGTTTCCCGCTCGCCGACACGCTGCGCGCCATTGCCACCCGTGCCCCTTCGCCGCGGCTCTTTCAGGCCGTGGCGATGCTCGATGGGATCCCGACCACTTACCCGGATGCCATCGGACTCGCCTCGCCTGATGCAGCCGATGCTGCGGTGGCGTCGGTGTTTGCCCACGGCGCCACCTGGATCAAGGCCTACACCCACACCACGCCGCCAATGCTCGGCGCCATCATTACGGCGGCCCGCGCCCGAAATCTCCCGGTCGCGGCCCATCTCGGCCTGACCGACGCCCTCACCGCGGCGCGGCTAGGTGTGACTTCGATCGAACACCTGACCGGCGTGCCCGAGGCAGCGGGCGATTCGGTGGCGCTGATGGCCGCGCACGCGAAGGGTTTCTTCGTGGGCTGGACCGCCTTCGAACAGAGCTGGACCGGCCTCGACACCGCCAGCCTCGCTGCGGTCGCGCGCACCCTCGCGCGATACGGCGTCACGCTGGTGCCGACCCTCGGGTTGCACGAGACCTTCTCCCGCCTCGACGATGCCAGCACCCTCCGCGCCAGCGAACTCGCCGATGTCCCCGACTCGGCCCGCGCCAACTGGAATGTGCCGGGAATGATCAAGCGGGCTGGCTGGGTGCGCGAGGACTACCCCGCCTTCCGCGCCTCGCGGGCGGTGCAGGACTTCTTCGTCCACACCTTTGCGCTCGCCGGCGGCCGAATCGCGACCGGCACCGATGCGTCGAATCAGTTGCTGGTCCCCGGCGCGGGTGTGCATCTCGAAATGGAACTGCTGGTGCGCGCCGGCCTCACGCCCCTCGAGGCGCTGCGCGCCGGGACCCTGCGCGGCGCCGAACTCCTGCGCGCCGATTCGCTCGGCTCGCTGCACGTCGGCGGCACGGCGGACCTGGTCATCCTCGGCGGCAACCCGCTCGCCGAAATCCGCAACTCGCGGCAAGTCGTGAAGGTGATGCTGGGCGGGAAGTGGGTGCGCTAG